A stretch of the Thalassotalea euphylliae genome encodes the following:
- a CDS encoding GGDEF domain-containing protein, with protein MQTLNLLEQQFSDFNAFRLFESNHLENNQLGLALLEQLQTTLDLNELLNKFAMMASRYVEFSGLSFKAESVEASIRGSRSGKISRHFNLSLNGQHLGRLVYGLNTPLSGSNEKILNELHRYFLNPLNNALTYRTALMLAMQDSLTGLGNRRYFDEQIKRAMHQANRSHNQVGLIVADLNKFKAINDTYGHAVGDKVLVHFADALRVSVRDSDSLFRFGGDEFVVLIECAGKESLEVIYHRIHDAVAADGYLEKYQVSCSLGATFMNRADTEKSFFERADQALYRKKMNMAPRLSLV; from the coding sequence ATGCAAACGCTCAACTTATTAGAACAACAGTTTTCCGACTTTAATGCGTTCAGGTTATTTGAATCCAACCATTTAGAAAACAATCAACTTGGCTTGGCCTTGCTTGAACAGTTGCAAACCACGCTTGACCTTAACGAACTACTAAACAAGTTCGCGATGATGGCGAGCCGTTATGTTGAATTTAGTGGCCTAAGCTTCAAAGCAGAAAGTGTTGAAGCCAGTATTCGAGGTAGCCGCAGTGGTAAAATCTCTCGGCATTTCAACCTGTCACTAAATGGGCAACACCTTGGTCGATTAGTTTATGGTTTAAATACGCCGCTGTCAGGTAGTAACGAAAAAATACTCAATGAGCTACACCGCTACTTCCTGAATCCGTTAAACAATGCGTTAACTTACCGCACTGCATTAATGCTTGCGATGCAAGACAGCTTAACGGGCCTAGGTAATCGCCGTTATTTTGACGAGCAAATTAAACGAGCGATGCATCAAGCCAATCGCAGTCACAATCAGGTCGGGCTTATTGTTGCCGACCTTAATAAATTTAAAGCGATAAACGACACCTATGGTCATGCTGTGGGCGATAAAGTGTTGGTACATTTCGCTGATGCACTACGTGTGAGTGTGCGCGATTCTGATAGCTTATTCCGTTTTGGTGGTGATGAGTTTGTAGTACTAATTGAATGTGCAGGCAAAGAATCGTTAGAAGTGATTTATCACCGCATTCACGATGCTGTCGCTGCTGATGGTTATTTAGAAAAGTATCAAGTATCGTGCAGCTTAGGCGCTACTTTTATGAATCGCGCTGACACTGAAAAGAGCTTTTTCGAACGAGCTGACCAAGCGCTTTATCGTAAAAAAATGAACATGGCACCACGCCTAAGCTTAGTATAA
- a CDS encoding S46 family peptidase: protein MASLLAVGSASMSAHADEGMWQPHQLQEISGKLKQAGLELDPTQMENLNQFPMNAIISLGGCTASFLSEQGLVVTNHHCAYGSIQYNSTEEKNLLEQGFVAKSLSEELQAAPGSRVYVTESLTNVTKKITGSIPSSTQGKAYFDAIEKNQKALVAECETSQDYRCEVFSFHGGLEYFLIKQLAIRDVRLVYAPPSSIGKFGGDTDNWMWPRHTGDWSFYRAYVNKDGQPADYSKDNVPFKPRAFLKVNANGVEENDYVMVLGYPGRTNRYRTVEEVKNQFTWVYPTAKRYREEYIDVIKNTAPDKSEARIKYESTLAGLANYAKNYGSMVESFNKGDMLERKEKELAELKAWINASKKRQRQYGKTLADLDELIAQGQSHQERDLILAYIARTNMYSVAKRLYRLAHEKNKPDAERKKGYQERDMNRFTQAMKRVNRRYDATVDKAVLAHFIAQYAQFPAEQRNPVFDEFFGLSNHSNNEFDAKKLAAKLDKMHSNTKLDQEAVRLAWMNKSVEEFKASDDPYIQFAVSQYENDRKLEKQDEALAGQLAQIRPQYMAAMIAFKQSKGEPVYADANSSLRITYGNVKGYSPQDGITATPFTTLEGMLAKYVAGDHEFDLFENIRTAIKNKNYGAYYRESLGSVPVNYLSTLDITGGNSGSPTLNGKGEFVGLVFDGVYESIIGDWDYDAKLNRAIHTSVPFMLWTMENVDNAQNIVDELTIVK from the coding sequence ATGGCATCACTTTTAGCTGTTGGTTCAGCATCAATGTCAGCGCATGCTGACGAAGGTATGTGGCAACCACATCAACTTCAAGAAATCAGCGGTAAGCTTAAACAAGCTGGGCTTGAGCTTGATCCAACACAAATGGAAAACCTAAACCAATTCCCAATGAATGCCATTATCAGCTTAGGTGGCTGTACGGCATCGTTTTTATCTGAACAAGGGCTAGTAGTCACCAATCATCACTGTGCTTATGGCTCGATTCAATACAACTCAACAGAAGAGAAAAACCTGCTAGAGCAAGGTTTTGTCGCAAAATCTTTATCTGAAGAATTACAGGCTGCACCGGGTTCTCGTGTATACGTAACCGAGTCGCTGACCAATGTTACCAAGAAAATTACTGGTTCTATTCCGTCATCAACCCAAGGCAAAGCTTATTTTGATGCGATAGAGAAAAACCAAAAAGCCTTGGTAGCTGAATGTGAAACTTCACAAGATTACCGCTGTGAAGTATTTAGTTTTCACGGTGGGCTTGAGTACTTCCTCATTAAACAACTGGCGATTCGCGATGTACGTTTAGTTTACGCACCGCCTTCTAGCATTGGTAAATTCGGTGGCGACACAGACAACTGGATGTGGCCACGCCACACAGGTGACTGGTCTTTCTACCGCGCTTACGTAAACAAAGACGGCCAGCCTGCCGATTACTCCAAAGACAACGTACCTTTTAAGCCAAGAGCCTTCTTAAAAGTGAATGCAAACGGTGTTGAAGAAAACGACTATGTGATGGTACTTGGTTACCCAGGTCGCACAAACCGTTACCGCACTGTGGAAGAAGTGAAGAATCAATTCACTTGGGTATACCCTACCGCCAAGCGTTATCGCGAAGAATACATTGACGTTATCAAGAACACTGCGCCTGATAAAAGCGAAGCGCGCATCAAATACGAAAGCACGCTAGCAGGCCTTGCCAACTACGCGAAAAACTACGGCTCAATGGTCGAGAGTTTTAACAAAGGCGATATGCTTGAGCGCAAAGAAAAGGAATTAGCAGAGCTAAAAGCTTGGATTAACGCATCGAAAAAACGCCAGCGCCAATACGGTAAAACGCTAGCCGATCTTGATGAGCTTATTGCACAAGGTCAGTCACACCAAGAACGTGATTTAATCTTGGCCTATATTGCTCGCACCAATATGTACAGTGTCGCCAAACGCTTATATCGTTTAGCTCACGAAAAAAACAAACCTGATGCCGAGCGTAAAAAAGGTTATCAAGAGCGTGACATGAACCGTTTCACCCAAGCGATGAAACGAGTTAATCGACGTTACGATGCGACCGTTGATAAAGCCGTACTGGCGCATTTTATCGCACAATACGCCCAGTTCCCTGCTGAGCAGCGCAACCCCGTATTTGATGAGTTTTTCGGTTTAAGCAACCATTCAAACAATGAATTTGATGCGAAAAAGTTAGCCGCTAAGCTCGATAAAATGCACAGCAACACGAAACTTGATCAAGAAGCCGTGCGTTTAGCGTGGATGAACAAATCAGTTGAAGAGTTTAAAGCGAGCGACGATCCCTACATTCAATTCGCCGTTTCACAATACGAAAATGATCGCAAACTTGAAAAGCAAGACGAAGCACTAGCTGGCCAACTGGCACAAATTCGCCCGCAATATATGGCCGCTATGATCGCCTTTAAACAATCGAAAGGTGAGCCAGTATACGCTGATGCTAACAGCTCATTACGTATTACCTACGGTAATGTGAAAGGCTACTCGCCACAAGATGGCATTACGGCAACGCCGTTTACCACACTTGAAGGTATGTTAGCTAAGTACGTTGCTGGCGATCATGAGTTTGACTTGTTTGAAAATATTCGAACCGCGATTAAGAACAAAAACTATGGCGCATACTACCGTGAAAGCTTAGGCTCAGTGCCAGTTAACTATCTATCAACGTTAGATATCACGGGTGGTAACTCAGGCTCTCCGACACTTAACGGTAAAGGTGAATTTGTTGGCTTAGTATTTGATGGCGTATACGAATCAATTATAGGTGATTGGGATTACGACGCTAAGCTAAACCGCGCAATTCACACCAGCGTGCCATTTATGTTATGGACAATGGAAAACGTGGATAACGCACAGAATATCGTTGATGAGTTAACGATTGTTAAATAG
- a CDS encoding zinc ribbon domain-containing protein YjdM: MSLPPCPQCQSEYVYQDQSLLICPECAYEWDPAEVAEEEAIKVKDANGALLADGDKVTVIKDLKIKGSSQVIKIGTKATVRRVLDKKDHELDCKVDGVGEMMVTAQFVKKA; encoded by the coding sequence ATGTCTTTACCTCCATGTCCACAATGCCAATCTGAATATGTTTATCAAGATCAAAGCCTATTAATTTGCCCTGAATGTGCTTACGAGTGGGATCCTGCCGAAGTTGCAGAGGAAGAAGCGATCAAAGTAAAAGATGCAAATGGTGCCTTGCTTGCTGATGGCGATAAAGTGACAGTAATTAAAGACCTTAAAATCAAAGGCAGTTCACAAGTGATTAAAATTGGTACCAAAGCGACTGTTCGCCGCGTATTGGATAAGAAAGATCACGAGCTAGACTGCAAAGTTGATGGCGTTGGCGAAATGATGGTAACAGCGCAGTTTGTGAAAAAGGCCTAG
- a CDS encoding monovalent cation:proton antiporter family protein, translating into MIAHLEILAILACAVLIVFVFRKLNLPAILAYLVAGVLVGEHGLALSNEHVDYEHFAELGIVFLLFTLGLEFSLPRLLAMRHLVLAVGSLQVLISMAFIMVVSMLFGLSFAASFVVGGILALSSTAIVIKQLSETGAMKRKSGQISVAVLLFQDVAVVPLLIVIPLLAPQNEGSMFIALAWALIKGVFVVGILFFVGKWLLPRLFNLVAKVRTDELFVLTTLLVTLMAASLTQWFGLSMALGAFLAGMMLGESEYKYQLEADIRPYRDILLGLFFVTVGMKLDISLLLASPGTLLITMLAFMLAKTLIVQWAAVRAGEAKKDAWATGFMLAQMGEFGFVLVALATQVNVLANDVASLLLGAGVISMAITPYIINNARKWGRWLANEDPVDTSDLTDLPETTQSLKDHVIICGFGRIGQTVSRFLKQEHIEFVAIDIDPLRTRKAREAGENVLFGSSRQTELLHAAHLSEAKLVVIAFGEDKQSAEVIQRVRSLSPEVPILVRTRNDDQLEMLQKAGANEVVPESLEGALMLVSQVLTLSGVPFSRVVRRVQRERKNHYNHLHGFFQGEQTDMSPEAVERIEFAHAILLTEDSFANGHSIGSLDLASRRVSVIALKRDGVEIDEPDNNTLLQAQDTLVLRGKPRRVERTERYLHEGD; encoded by the coding sequence GTGATAGCTCATCTTGAAATTCTCGCCATACTCGCCTGTGCGGTATTAATTGTATTTGTATTTCGCAAGCTTAATTTGCCTGCCATTTTGGCTTACTTAGTCGCTGGCGTGCTGGTGGGTGAGCATGGGCTAGCGTTATCAAACGAGCATGTTGATTACGAGCATTTTGCTGAACTTGGCATTGTTTTCTTGCTCTTTACCCTTGGCCTAGAATTCTCATTGCCGCGATTATTGGCTATGCGCCATTTAGTGTTGGCAGTGGGCAGCCTGCAAGTATTGATTTCAATGGCCTTTATTATGGTTGTGTCCATGCTATTTGGCTTGTCATTTGCCGCCAGCTTTGTGGTCGGTGGTATTTTGGCGCTTTCGTCTACCGCGATTGTCATTAAACAGCTGAGTGAAACTGGGGCGATGAAGCGCAAGTCCGGTCAAATTTCTGTGGCCGTACTTTTATTCCAAGACGTTGCGGTTGTCCCTTTGTTAATTGTCATTCCTTTGCTAGCCCCACAAAACGAAGGCTCGATGTTTATCGCACTAGCATGGGCGCTGATCAAAGGTGTGTTTGTTGTTGGCATTCTATTCTTTGTCGGTAAATGGTTGCTGCCACGCTTATTTAACTTAGTGGCTAAAGTGCGTACCGATGAGCTCTTTGTGTTAACCACCTTGTTAGTGACCTTAATGGCAGCATCGTTAACGCAGTGGTTTGGTCTATCAATGGCATTAGGTGCATTCCTGGCCGGTATGATGCTTGGCGAAAGTGAGTACAAATATCAGCTGGAAGCGGATATTCGCCCTTACCGTGATATTTTGCTCGGCTTATTCTTTGTTACTGTTGGCATGAAACTAGACATTAGTTTATTGCTGGCATCTCCCGGCACTTTATTAATAACTATGCTTGCCTTTATGTTAGCAAAAACCTTGATCGTTCAATGGGCGGCGGTTCGTGCCGGCGAAGCGAAAAAAGACGCTTGGGCAACCGGTTTTATGCTGGCACAAATGGGGGAATTTGGCTTTGTACTAGTGGCACTTGCCACGCAAGTGAATGTGTTAGCTAATGATGTTGCATCGTTGCTACTGGGGGCAGGGGTTATCAGTATGGCGATTACCCCATACATTATTAACAATGCCCGAAAGTGGGGGCGCTGGCTAGCTAACGAAGACCCAGTAGACACTTCAGATTTAACGGATTTGCCAGAAACCACGCAATCGCTAAAAGACCACGTGATTATTTGTGGCTTTGGCCGCATTGGTCAAACAGTGAGCCGCTTTTTAAAACAAGAGCATATCGAATTTGTTGCTATTGATATTGATCCGCTGCGCACGCGCAAAGCTCGAGAGGCTGGTGAAAACGTATTATTCGGCTCATCACGACAAACTGAGCTGCTGCATGCGGCACATTTGTCAGAAGCAAAGCTAGTCGTTATCGCGTTTGGTGAAGACAAACAATCAGCAGAAGTGATTCAACGCGTGCGTAGTTTGTCGCCAGAAGTGCCAATCTTGGTGAGAACACGCAATGATGATCAGTTAGAAATGCTGCAAAAAGCGGGTGCCAATGAAGTGGTGCCAGAGAGTTTAGAAGGTGCACTAATGCTGGTTTCACAAGTGCTAACCTTGTCTGGCGTGCCATTTTCTCGCGTTGTGCGCCGCGTGCAACGCGAGCGGAAAAATCACTACAACCATTTACATGGCTTCTTCCAAGGTGAACAAACCGATATGAGTCCTGAAGCAGTTGAGCGCATAGAATTTGCTCACGCGATTTTACTCACTGAAGACTCATTCGCCAATGGGCACAGCATTGGCAGTTTAGATTTAGCCAGCAGGCGGGTAAGTGTTATTGCCTTAAAGCGTGATGGCGTGGAAATTGACGAGCCCGACAATAACACCTTATTACAAGCGCAAGATACGTTAGTGTTACGCGGCAAACCTCGAAGAGTTGAACGTACAGAGCGCTACCTGCACGAAGGTGATTGA
- a CDS encoding cysteine hydrolase family protein, which produces MANTALLLIDFQNDYFPTYEGAKWALSGTEAAAAKAQVLLAQFREKQLPVIHVRHEFPTEEAPFFLPNSDGAKIHQSLAPIDGESVIQKQHANSFRETSLKAVLDERNIDQLIIVGAMTHNCIDAVTRAAVDFGYDSHLAHDACATLDLTFEGETVPAKHVHAAFMAALQFGYCNVDSTENLSKLI; this is translated from the coding sequence ATGGCAAATACAGCACTACTATTAATTGACTTTCAAAACGATTATTTTCCAACATATGAAGGGGCAAAATGGGCACTTTCAGGTACCGAAGCAGCAGCGGCAAAAGCACAAGTATTACTGGCACAATTTCGCGAAAAACAACTTCCTGTGATTCATGTTCGCCATGAATTTCCAACAGAAGAAGCGCCGTTTTTCTTACCAAATTCTGACGGTGCGAAAATTCATCAAAGCCTAGCGCCAATTGATGGCGAGTCGGTGATACAGAAACAACACGCAAACAGTTTTCGCGAGACATCTCTAAAAGCAGTATTAGATGAGCGTAACATCGACCAGTTAATTATTGTCGGAGCAATGACCCATAATTGTATTGATGCGGTTACTCGCGCTGCCGTTGATTTCGGCTATGACAGCCACTTGGCACACGATGCCTGTGCAACCTTAGACTTAACGTTCGAAGGTGAGACCGTACCAGCCAAACACGTTCATGCAGCTTTTATGGCGGCGTTGCAGTTTGGCTACTGTAATGTCGATAGCACAGAGAACTTGTCTAAGCTTATTTAA
- a CDS encoding DEAD/DEAH box helicase: MSVDAIGLSEGLLKAVKLCGYKQLTPIQQQAIPIIRTGSDVLASAQTGTGKTAAFTLPILDKLAHQATTETPILKALILTPTRELAIQVGENIKEYSQFLPIKHGVIFGGAGMAGQEKVLKAGVDILVATPGRLLEHLQLRNLSLSQVKYMVLDEADRMLDMGFLNDIERISEHIKHKHQTLMFSATFSNKVKTLANQILHTPKTIEVAKQNTTSGKVKQAVYWVSEARKRELLSEIIGVNNWHQVMVFAGTRESANQLAKELKLDGIKAALCHGEKSQGARNKALEQFVAGEVRVLVATDVAARGLDIPNLPYVVNFHLPFLAEDYVHRVGRTGRAGKSGTAISLVSPKDEKFLGNIEQLIGRKFEKIVLPGYEMTESEYDASKRHVTEAAKKNRYQTTRDKNRVIAEKNGANKKGADKRSAGAKNVKHKSKGKASAVKKVKKRR, translated from the coding sequence ATGAGTGTTGATGCAATTGGCTTATCAGAAGGGTTATTAAAAGCAGTTAAGCTATGTGGTTATAAGCAATTAACCCCTATCCAGCAACAAGCAATCCCAATTATTCGCACTGGCAGTGATGTGCTGGCGAGTGCACAAACAGGTACTGGTAAAACAGCAGCCTTTACCTTACCTATATTGGATAAGTTAGCTCATCAAGCAACTACTGAAACACCAATATTAAAGGCGCTTATTCTAACGCCAACACGTGAGCTTGCGATTCAAGTCGGCGAAAATATTAAAGAGTACAGCCAATTCTTACCCATTAAACACGGTGTGATTTTTGGCGGTGCGGGCATGGCTGGGCAAGAAAAAGTGCTTAAAGCTGGCGTTGATATTTTAGTCGCGACACCTGGCCGTTTGCTAGAGCATTTGCAACTGCGCAACCTTTCACTTTCTCAAGTTAAATACATGGTGCTTGATGAAGCCGATCGTATGCTCGATATGGGATTTTTAAACGATATTGAACGCATTAGCGAGCATATTAAGCACAAACACCAAACGTTAATGTTTAGTGCGACCTTTTCAAACAAAGTTAAAACCTTAGCGAATCAAATCCTACATACACCAAAAACCATTGAAGTGGCGAAACAAAACACCACGTCAGGCAAAGTGAAACAGGCGGTTTATTGGGTGTCGGAAGCACGTAAACGCGAGTTGTTGTCAGAAATTATTGGTGTGAATAATTGGCACCAAGTCATGGTGTTTGCCGGCACACGTGAAAGTGCCAATCAACTGGCCAAAGAATTAAAGCTTGATGGTATTAAAGCGGCACTTTGTCATGGTGAAAAATCACAAGGTGCGCGTAACAAAGCATTGGAACAATTTGTTGCTGGCGAAGTACGCGTATTGGTGGCAACTGATGTCGCAGCGCGTGGCCTAGATATTCCGAACCTGCCGTATGTCGTGAACTTCCATTTACCATTTTTAGCAGAAGATTACGTGCACCGCGTGGGTCGTACTGGTCGTGCGGGCAAATCTGGTACTGCCATTTCATTAGTTAGCCCAAAGGATGAAAAATTTTTAGGAAATATTGAACAGCTTATTGGCCGTAAATTTGAAAAAATAGTGCTGCCGGGCTATGAAATGACAGAGTCTGAATACGATGCTAGCAAGCGCCATGTAACTGAAGCTGCTAAGAAGAACCGCTATCAAACCACACGCGATAAAAATCGCGTTATTGCCGAAAAAAACGGCGCCAATAAAAAAGGCGCTGACAAACGCAGTGCTGGCGCTAAAAATGTTAAACACAAGTCAAAAGGTAAAGCTAGCGCAGTAAAAAAAGTGAAAAAGCGCAGATAG
- a CDS encoding STAS/SEC14 domain-containing protein: MLNVTLQPNYGVVIFELDGQLSVQDFIHAAHKIDPYIDHAGGLKGGLVCVLGWPVWESFAAFSQHLAFIRNHHHHMAKVAIVSNSTSFKLFAPIYGTSLQCQIKCFAIDAIESGKDWILAD; encoded by the coding sequence ATGCTTAATGTCACACTACAACCTAATTACGGGGTAGTGATATTTGAACTCGATGGGCAGCTATCCGTGCAGGATTTTATCCATGCTGCCCATAAAATCGACCCTTATATTGATCACGCTGGTGGCCTTAAAGGTGGGCTGGTTTGTGTGCTAGGCTGGCCAGTTTGGGAGTCGTTTGCTGCCTTTAGCCAGCATCTCGCGTTTATTCGAAATCACCACCATCATATGGCGAAAGTTGCCATTGTCTCCAACTCCACTTCCTTCAAACTATTTGCGCCAATTTATGGCACCAGCCTACAGTGCCAAATTAAGTGTTTTGCGATTGATGCAATCGAGTCAGGTAAAGACTGGATTCTCGCTGATTAG
- a CDS encoding GlxA family transcriptional regulator produces MALMTLNKVKVTNKGSNKIKQVSRHVDCTKTIRVVIINYPGAMQSAVYGLLELLNLANKIIADEQLAMTFSVQITTPEKLSADEEGAFDLPPEVIILPPNLDGEYYLNAGQPLLNFLKQNHQAGSTLCSACAGAFILAQTGLLTNRTATTHWGLADELQREYPQIRVKSESILINDGDIVSAGGLMSWLDLGLELVGQYAKPHVMRKLGKYLIVDTGKREQRYYQSFTPTFDHGNQAMLAVQHYIQANYDTKLNNKVLAGVAHTSERTLIRQFSQATGLKPVQYIQRLRVQKACDMLESSALSFEQIALSLGYEDASSLRKVFVKIVGLAPSEFRARFI; encoded by the coding sequence ATGGCATTAATGACATTGAACAAGGTAAAAGTGACAAATAAAGGTAGTAACAAGATAAAGCAAGTTAGCCGTCATGTTGATTGCACTAAAACTATTAGAGTTGTGATCATCAATTACCCAGGTGCTATGCAAAGTGCCGTGTATGGCTTGCTAGAACTATTAAACTTGGCGAATAAAATTATTGCAGATGAGCAATTAGCAATGACTTTTAGCGTCCAAATAACCACACCAGAGAAGTTGAGTGCAGATGAAGAAGGCGCTTTTGATTTACCGCCCGAAGTGATTATTCTGCCGCCTAATTTAGATGGCGAATATTATTTAAATGCTGGGCAGCCGCTGCTCAATTTCCTGAAACAAAACCACCAAGCAGGCTCTACGTTATGCTCGGCTTGTGCTGGCGCTTTTATATTGGCGCAAACAGGCTTGTTAACCAATAGAACTGCCACGACACATTGGGGCTTGGCTGATGAATTGCAGCGTGAATACCCGCAAATTCGCGTTAAGTCAGAAAGTATTTTGATTAACGATGGAGATATTGTCAGCGCGGGCGGGTTAATGTCTTGGCTAGATCTGGGCTTAGAGTTGGTCGGTCAATATGCCAAGCCTCACGTGATGCGGAAACTGGGCAAGTACCTGATTGTAGATACCGGAAAGCGCGAGCAGCGCTATTATCAAAGCTTTACGCCAACATTCGATCATGGCAATCAAGCAATGCTCGCGGTGCAGCACTATATTCAGGCAAATTACGACACTAAGCTTAACAATAAGGTGTTGGCTGGTGTGGCTCACACATCAGAGCGCACGTTAATACGCCAATTCAGCCAAGCCACTGGCCTGAAGCCTGTTCAGTATATTCAACGTTTACGAGTGCAAAAAGCTTGCGATATGTTGGAATCTAGCGCATTGAGTTTTGAACAAATAGCGCTGTCGTTGGGCTATGAAGATGCCAGCAGTTTACGCAAAGTGTTTGTAAAAATTGTTGGCCTAGCACCGTCCGAGTTTCGGGCAAGATTTATTTAA
- a CDS encoding alanine/glycine:cation symporter family protein codes for MGDLISQWVGFINGYLWGSVLIYLLTGCGIWFSLRLKLIQLRHFKHMFSLLKLSRNSSENGISSFQALCTSLAARVGTGNLMGVAVAISLGGPGAIFWMWLIAFFGMATAYAESALGQLYKEKDENNNFRGGPAYYMRKGINSPKLAITFSLCLFFGYGFVFSSVQANSITDAFQGSFGIDPLMSGIVITLLAAYIIIGGLRNIARFAELAVPFMGVAYVLVALFVIAINIEQIPAILMQIIGSAFGWQEAGGGVVGAAIIHGVQRGLYSNEAGMGSSPNAAAAAEPMPHHPASQGYIQSLAVFFDTMVICTCTAIIILLAGDSLDGVMGIQLTQQALALQVGSWGAEFITLAILFFGFTSIVANYAYADNNLKYLKLDNPIGRWFLRIGFLAMLVFGSSASLPQVIALADMATGLMTVVNVTALFLLSKVVIRITKDYQQQLSKGELPTFEASEETEKSLGLTQGVWRK; via the coding sequence ATGGGCGATTTAATTAGCCAGTGGGTTGGCTTCATTAATGGGTACCTGTGGGGCAGTGTGTTAATTTACTTGCTTACAGGTTGTGGTATTTGGTTTAGCTTGCGCTTAAAGTTGATTCAGTTGCGCCATTTCAAGCATATGTTTAGCTTGTTAAAACTCAGCCGAAATAGCAGTGAAAATGGTATTTCGTCGTTTCAGGCGCTTTGTACATCCTTAGCCGCGCGTGTGGGTACGGGCAACTTAATGGGGGTGGCGGTCGCTATCAGTTTAGGTGGTCCAGGGGCGATTTTCTGGATGTGGCTGATTGCCTTTTTCGGTATGGCAACCGCTTACGCCGAAAGTGCACTAGGGCAGCTGTATAAAGAGAAAGACGAAAACAATAACTTTCGCGGTGGCCCCGCCTATTATATGCGCAAAGGGATAAACAGCCCGAAGCTCGCCATTACCTTTTCATTGTGTTTATTCTTTGGTTATGGCTTTGTCTTTAGCTCAGTACAAGCCAATTCTATTACCGATGCATTCCAAGGCTCGTTTGGCATTGACCCATTAATGTCGGGCATCGTTATCACCTTGCTAGCGGCCTATATTATTATTGGTGGCCTGCGTAATATCGCACGTTTTGCTGAACTAGCTGTACCATTTATGGGGGTCGCTTATGTACTAGTTGCACTGTTTGTCATTGCCATCAATATTGAACAAATTCCGGCTATTTTAATGCAAATCATTGGCTCAGCGTTTGGCTGGCAAGAAGCCGGTGGCGGTGTGGTTGGCGCAGCCATTATTCATGGGGTTCAACGTGGCTTGTACTCGAATGAAGCTGGTATGGGTAGCTCGCCTAACGCTGCGGCTGCGGCTGAACCAATGCCTCATCACCCAGCATCACAAGGTTATATTCAATCGTTAGCGGTATTTTTCGATACCATGGTCATTTGTACTTGTACCGCGATTATTATTTTACTAGCGGGCGATTCTCTTGATGGCGTGATGGGTATTCAGCTGACGCAGCAAGCTTTAGCATTGCAAGTGGGTAGCTGGGGCGCTGAGTTTATTACGCTGGCAATTCTATTCTTTGGCTTTACTTCAATCGTCGCGAATTATGCTTACGCGGATAACAACTTAAAGTACTTGAAGTTAGATAATCCAATTGGTCGCTGGTTCTTACGCATTGGCTTTTTGGCAATGTTGGTATTTGGTTCATCAGCTTCTTTGCCGCAGGTGATTGCACTTGCTGATATGGCAACCGGTCTAATGACAGTGGTTAATGTGACTGCGTTGTTCTTGTTGTCAAAAGTCGTTATTCGAATTACCAAAGACTATCAACAGCAGCTTTCAAAAGGTGAGTTGCCTACGTTTGAAGCCAGCGAAGAAACAGAGAAATCGCTAGGGTTAACACAGGGTGTTTGGCGAAAATAG